The window GGAGCAGTGCTGGACGTTCCAGCTGGAACGTCGCGGGGAGATCTCTGACCCTGCGGCGTTCCAGCTGGAACGTCCGGCGGCAGCATCCGATCCTGCACCCGTGCAACAGAACGGGGCCGTCGACCCGTCAGGGATGCAGACCGCCGACCGGCGGTCGTCGGGGGATGGACGGGAGGGCCGGTGGACGATCTCGCCGGCCTGGTCGACCGGCACGGGCTGATGCTGCTGCGCGTCGCCTACCAACTGACCGGCGACCGCGACTCCGCCCAGGACCTGGTGCAGGAGGTGCTGCTCAGCATGATCACCCGCACCCGTACGGGCATCTCGAATCCTGCGGGCTACCTGCGCCGGGCCGTGGTCAACGCCCACATCGACCGGCACCGCTTGCGGTCGAGCAGTGAGGTGCTGCTCGCCGAGCCGGAGGCCGATGGCGGCACCGCAGCCCCT is drawn from Nakamurella alba and contains these coding sequences:
- a CDS encoding RNA polymerase sigma factor, yielding MDDLAGLVDRHGLMLLRVAYQLTGDRDSAQDLVQEVLLSMITRTRTGISNPAGYLRRAVVNAHIDRHRLRSSSEVLLAEPEADGGTAAPAAATGGDEFADTVADRDRLWRALGTLDPRSRTVLVLRHYLDLPDDEIAQTLGCSRSTVRSIAARAIHKLRSTAATEPEEADRGRA